From the Calonectris borealis chromosome 4, bCalBor7.hap1.2, whole genome shotgun sequence genome, one window contains:
- the PAQR3 gene encoding progestin and adipoQ receptor family member 3 isoform X1 yields the protein MHQKLLRSAHYIELGSYQYWPVLVPRGIRLYTYEQIPVFLKDNPYITDGYRAYLPSRLCLKSLFILSNETVNIWSHLLGFVLFFTLGIYDLTAVLPAAGASREDFVICSVCLFCFQVCMLCSVGYHLFCCHRSEKTSRRWMALDYAGISIGILGCYVSGVFYAFYCNNYWRQVYLITVLAMILAVFFAQIHPSYLTQQWHRLRSIIFCSVSGYGIIPTIHWVWLNGGIGASIVQEFAPRVVVMYFIAAVAFLFYISKVPERYFPGQLNYLGSSHQVWHILAVVMLYWWHQSTVYIMQYRHSKPCPVYSTDL from the exons aTGCACCAGAAGCTGCTGCGGAGCGCGCACTACATCGAGCTGGGGAGCTACCAGTACTGGCCCGTGCTGGTGCCCCGCGGCATCCGCCTCTACACCTACGAGCAGATCCCCGTCTTCCTGAAGGACAACCCCTACATCACCGACGGCTACCGGGCCTACCTGCCCTCCCGCCTCTGCCTCAAGAG CCTCTTCATCCTCTCCAACGAGACCGTCAACATCTGGAGCCACCTGCTCGGCTTCGTCCTCTTCTTCACGCTGGGCATCTACGACCTGACGGCCGTCCTGCCGGCCGCCGGCGCCTCGCGGGAGGACTTCGTCATCTGCTCCGTCTGCCTCTTCTGCTTCCAG GTCTGTATGCTTTGCTCAGTAGGATATCATCTTTTCTGTTGTCACCGCTCAGAGAAGACCAGCCGACGATGGATGGCGTTAGATTACGCGGGGATTTCCATTGGTATCCTGGGCTGCTATGTGTCAGGCgtgttttatgcattttattgTAATAAT tactgGCGTCAGGTATATTTGATCACTGTGCTGGCAATGATCTTGGCAGTATTTTTTGCTCAGATTCATCCCAGTTACCTCACGCAACAGTGGCACAGGCTGCGCTCCATCATCTTTTGCTCAGTGTCTGGATATGGAATTATTCCCACCATCCACTGGGTTTGGCTCAACGGCGGTATTGGTGCATCTATtgtacag gagTTTGCTCCGCGTGTAGTTGTCATGTACTTCATCGCTGCTGTAGCTTTTCTCTTCTATATTTCCAAAGTTCCAGAAAGATACTTCCCAG gaCAGCTGAACTACCTCGGCTCGAGTCACCAAGTATGGCATATCCTTGCAGTGGTGATGCTGTATTGGTGGCATCAGTCCACAGTGTACATCATGCAATATCGACACAGCAAGCCCTGTCCTGTGTATAGCACGGACTTGTGA
- the PAQR3 gene encoding progestin and adipoQ receptor family member 3 isoform X4, translating into MLCSVGYHLFCCHRSEKTSRRWMALDYAGISIGILGCYVSGVFYAFYCNNYWRQVYLITVLAMILAVFFAQIHPSYLTQQWHRLRSIIFCSVSGYGIIPTIHWVWLNGGIGASIVQEFAPRVVVMYFIAAVAFLFYISKVPERYFPGQLNYLGSSHQVWHILAVVMLYWWHQSTVYIMQYRHSKPCPVYSTDL; encoded by the exons ATGCTTTGCTCAGTAGGATATCATCTTTTCTGTTGTCACCGCTCAGAGAAGACCAGCCGACGATGGATGGCGTTAGATTACGCGGGGATTTCCATTGGTATCCTGGGCTGCTATGTGTCAGGCgtgttttatgcattttattgTAATAAT tactgGCGTCAGGTATATTTGATCACTGTGCTGGCAATGATCTTGGCAGTATTTTTTGCTCAGATTCATCCCAGTTACCTCACGCAACAGTGGCACAGGCTGCGCTCCATCATCTTTTGCTCAGTGTCTGGATATGGAATTATTCCCACCATCCACTGGGTTTGGCTCAACGGCGGTATTGGTGCATCTATtgtacag gagTTTGCTCCGCGTGTAGTTGTCATGTACTTCATCGCTGCTGTAGCTTTTCTCTTCTATATTTCCAAAGTTCCAGAAAGATACTTCCCAG gaCAGCTGAACTACCTCGGCTCGAGTCACCAAGTATGGCATATCCTTGCAGTGGTGATGCTGTATTGGTGGCATCAGTCCACAGTGTACATCATGCAATATCGACACAGCAAGCCCTGTCCTGTGTATAGCACGGACTTGTGA
- the PAQR3 gene encoding progestin and adipoQ receptor family member 3 isoform X3: MHQKLLRSAHYIELGSYQYWPVLVPRGIRLYTYEQIPVFLKDNPYITDGYRAYLPSRLCLKSLFILSNETVNIWSHLLGFVLFFTLGIYDLTAVLPAAGASREDFVICSVCLFCFQYWRQVYLITVLAMILAVFFAQIHPSYLTQQWHRLRSIIFCSVSGYGIIPTIHWVWLNGGIGASIVQEFAPRVVVMYFIAAVAFLFYISKVPERYFPGQLNYLGSSHQVWHILAVVMLYWWHQSTVYIMQYRHSKPCPVYSTDL; encoded by the exons aTGCACCAGAAGCTGCTGCGGAGCGCGCACTACATCGAGCTGGGGAGCTACCAGTACTGGCCCGTGCTGGTGCCCCGCGGCATCCGCCTCTACACCTACGAGCAGATCCCCGTCTTCCTGAAGGACAACCCCTACATCACCGACGGCTACCGGGCCTACCTGCCCTCCCGCCTCTGCCTCAAGAG CCTCTTCATCCTCTCCAACGAGACCGTCAACATCTGGAGCCACCTGCTCGGCTTCGTCCTCTTCTTCACGCTGGGCATCTACGACCTGACGGCCGTCCTGCCGGCCGCCGGCGCCTCGCGGGAGGACTTCGTCATCTGCTCCGTCTGCCTCTTCTGCTTCCAG tactgGCGTCAGGTATATTTGATCACTGTGCTGGCAATGATCTTGGCAGTATTTTTTGCTCAGATTCATCCCAGTTACCTCACGCAACAGTGGCACAGGCTGCGCTCCATCATCTTTTGCTCAGTGTCTGGATATGGAATTATTCCCACCATCCACTGGGTTTGGCTCAACGGCGGTATTGGTGCATCTATtgtacag gagTTTGCTCCGCGTGTAGTTGTCATGTACTTCATCGCTGCTGTAGCTTTTCTCTTCTATATTTCCAAAGTTCCAGAAAGATACTTCCCAG gaCAGCTGAACTACCTCGGCTCGAGTCACCAAGTATGGCATATCCTTGCAGTGGTGATGCTGTATTGGTGGCATCAGTCCACAGTGTACATCATGCAATATCGACACAGCAAGCCCTGTCCTGTGTATAGCACGGACTTGTGA
- the PAQR3 gene encoding progestin and adipoQ receptor family member 3 isoform X2 has translation MHQKLLRSAHYIELGSYQYWPVLVPRGIRLYTYEQIPVFLKDNPYITDGYRAYLPSRLCLKSLFILSNETVNIWSHLLGFVLFFTLGIYDLTAVLPAAGASREDFVICSVCLFCFQVCMLCSVGYHLFCCHRSEKTSRRWMALDYAGISIGILGCYVSGVFYAFYCNNIHPSYLTQQWHRLRSIIFCSVSGYGIIPTIHWVWLNGGIGASIVQEFAPRVVVMYFIAAVAFLFYISKVPERYFPGQLNYLGSSHQVWHILAVVMLYWWHQSTVYIMQYRHSKPCPVYSTDL, from the exons aTGCACCAGAAGCTGCTGCGGAGCGCGCACTACATCGAGCTGGGGAGCTACCAGTACTGGCCCGTGCTGGTGCCCCGCGGCATCCGCCTCTACACCTACGAGCAGATCCCCGTCTTCCTGAAGGACAACCCCTACATCACCGACGGCTACCGGGCCTACCTGCCCTCCCGCCTCTGCCTCAAGAG CCTCTTCATCCTCTCCAACGAGACCGTCAACATCTGGAGCCACCTGCTCGGCTTCGTCCTCTTCTTCACGCTGGGCATCTACGACCTGACGGCCGTCCTGCCGGCCGCCGGCGCCTCGCGGGAGGACTTCGTCATCTGCTCCGTCTGCCTCTTCTGCTTCCAG GTCTGTATGCTTTGCTCAGTAGGATATCATCTTTTCTGTTGTCACCGCTCAGAGAAGACCAGCCGACGATGGATGGCGTTAGATTACGCGGGGATTTCCATTGGTATCCTGGGCTGCTATGTGTCAGGCgtgttttatgcattttattgTAATAAT ATTCATCCCAGTTACCTCACGCAACAGTGGCACAGGCTGCGCTCCATCATCTTTTGCTCAGTGTCTGGATATGGAATTATTCCCACCATCCACTGGGTTTGGCTCAACGGCGGTATTGGTGCATCTATtgtacag gagTTTGCTCCGCGTGTAGTTGTCATGTACTTCATCGCTGCTGTAGCTTTTCTCTTCTATATTTCCAAAGTTCCAGAAAGATACTTCCCAG gaCAGCTGAACTACCTCGGCTCGAGTCACCAAGTATGGCATATCCTTGCAGTGGTGATGCTGTATTGGTGGCATCAGTCCACAGTGTACATCATGCAATATCGACACAGCAAGCCCTGTCCTGTGTATAGCACGGACTTGTGA